The Coffea arabica cultivar ET-39 chromosome 9c, Coffea Arabica ET-39 HiFi, whole genome shotgun sequence nucleotide sequence catgGTGGCGTTGACTACACCGCCACCATTAGTACCCTGACCGAACAAGAAAGCAAGCAAACTGTTTCAACCAAACCATTCCACAAACTCCCACTtaactccccccccccccagtCAAAAACAACACGATTAAGACAGCCTCTTGGGCAAATGTCACTTAATTGTGTGATTAATTGGGCAAATGCCACGATTAAGAATAAAGCACAtttacatgtatatatatatatatacagagTCAATAATCTGATAACCTTTATTTTAGATCGCGCAGGTTTAGTTACTACATCTTATTTCTTCACGTGTGATTGACAAATTATTGCATAAAATAAGATTTATTCAGTGCCTACTCAACAATCTGTTTGTTTTAGATCGATCGCAtagatttatttattatattttattttttcttgtgaTTGATGAATTATTACGTGAAATAAGATTTATTCAATGTGCACCCTTCAATAATAGGCTGCGAATTcccttgtcaaaaaaaaaaaaaaaattaaaaccttTGTTTTAGAATTACCAGTGCAATTGCTGGCTGGAGCATGTAGGAAGATGTACACACGTCTATTTAATGTTTGAGCGACTTTGAATAGTAGCActctagtcttttttttttttttggggaattgTAGTGCTCTAGTCTGATGGGTGATTTCCTTGAGCATTTCTTGGAAGCTGGCAAATTTACGCTTCATCGTCGAGAAGACACAAATCTTTCCTCTTCCTCCTcagctcctcctcctcctcctccttttccTCCCTCGTAGGTTTTGAGTCCAGACATTCCGACTTAGTACTATATTACTACGTCGTCAGTCCACCTCTTTTTTCCCTGCTGCTCAATAGTCTAAAAAGCTTTCAAAAGCACGAATCTTCTCTCTtcccacctttctttttttttttgggttgaaatGGCGGTGTTGAACCGCTTAATATCAAGAAGCCGAGGCTGCTCGGCAATAATATTGAGCTCCTACCCGTATTCACATTCAATCCGGAGTTTCTGTTTCAAGTCATGCGAGAGTAGTGGGATCAACTTACCCCCCGTAGTACCATCACCGTCTTCAACCTCAACCCCTGCTTCTCCTGGTCCCTCTGTAATTCCAACTGCTCGGGAAGGCAGAAATGTCCAGTGGGTTTTTCTGGGCTGCCCTGGGGTCGGCAAAGGAACCTACGCCGCTCGCCTCTCCACTCTTCTCGGTGTCCCCCACATCTCCACCGGTGATCTCGTTCGCCATGAGCTCTCCTCCCAGGGTCCTTTGTCTTCTCAGGTCCTCTTGTTTCGAATTCCTTCTGGCCTTTTTTATTCCGTTTGCTTTTTGAGATTTATGCGTTCGGTCTTTTCTTGCGATAGATGCATTCAATCTGAaagtgaattttgataaatattAAGAAAGGTAGAATCATTAAACAATGTTGAGCAGGTGTTTGATTTATTGGTGTTAGTTGAAATATAATTAGTCTGGCAAGCGTAAAGATTTGTCTGTAAAAGTCACGAGTGTAGGTGGTGCACCTGATGTACAAGCAgcgaaatttcaaattttgaatacGATCTGGTGTCATGAACGTGTGTCCGCTTGTGTCAAAAAATTCCTACACTGTCTAAAAAGGTAATGCCTTTCATTACTTTGATATTTACTGTTAATACCGAGGTCGGCATGGGTGTTGCAAGGATATTTGAgcaaattctttttcttttttatttcaattcaaTCGTTCAATGCCTCGTGGTGTGATTTAGCGTTTGTGATTGTTGGTATTCAACTAGTAAAACCTTGTGGAGAGTGCTAGGACGCATTTGGGACTTTTTATGAAGTCATGCGGTTATTATGGAAGGTAGGACTCAAGTTAAAGCTTGGATGGTAGCTTCCTTTGCAGTTTGGTAGGTTATTTGGGAAGGAAAGCAACAGCAGATGTTTTTGATCATAGACTTCATCTGAATATTAGTTGTGCCAGTTTGATATTATATACTCTACTGCAATGGACAATTCATCCTGACATGCATGGTTTCATGGTGGTCGTATTAATTGCTATCCCTACTCCTCTTGAATTTGTGGACAACCAATAAATGGAATAGTCACTAGGTTTTACTAATCACAAAGATGGAAATAGAAATGTTCTGTAGTAGAATATTTGCTTGTAGTTGGATACCAATTAAAAAAAGGGCTCactaaaaaggaagaaaagctagCTTCTGACATCAGTATTCCTGGCTTCTGGGTTTTAGTCATCAGAACTTGTTATTTTCTGGTCATTTCCTTAGTTTCTGTGATTACGTGGAGCTTTTTTGATGTTGTGTGTGCCTCTTTAGCCTTATAAATGACTAGTAGTGAAGAACTTATGCTCCATCCATGAACTGGACAAAAATGAACTGCTAATCACTCATGTTCATGTACAATCAGGTTCTATTTAATATGTGAATTGGAGGACAAAACTATGAGAATTCTGTAATTTCTGTCGAAGATAATTATGATGGCCTTCTGCACACCATAGATATTTTTGTATACCTGTCGTAGTCTTCTTCACAGaacttcatggaacaatgtcagaTGGTAGATCATTGTTAAGATAATCCTAAATTTCTGTGTACGCGTAGTTGTCAATTTATGCTGAATCTGAGATCAACTAACCTTGACAGCTGCCTCAGTCCTCCGTGTTCTCTAGGAAAATATTTGCTCTGGTGATGTTTAAGCACAATATTTATGTTTACAAGAACTCAATCACTTTCGAATAAAAAGCCCGTGGCAAAAGAAAGTCAAGGATATGTAAAAGTATCCTTTTGGATAGTTCTGTATCATAAGTCATGATTTACTTGTGAGAGCATTGGAATATTAGATTACCTGGATAATTGGTTACCTTCGTCTTCCTTACTTTTGATGGAGTTGCATTTACTCAGAAAAGTATGGAGCTGCACTGGGCTCTTTTTGGCAGTTACATCCTAGAGTGTTTTTTATGCATCTGTGTATCTGTGCAACTATACATGTTGATTTTCTTTAATTGATTATGTTTGGTAAACTCTTTCTGCATTTTCAGCTTGCTGAGATTGTCAACCAAGGAAAATTGCTTTCAGATGAGATCATAATAAATCTTCTTTCCAAGCGTCTTGAAGCTGGAGAAGCCAATGGTGAAACTGGATTCATTCTTGATGGCTTTCCTCGAACTATAAGACAGGCGGTGAGATTTACTTATATTAGTTTTGAGAATCACTGTTTGTTTAGATTGGCTTGGTTTTAGTTTGAGTAGGACCATTCAAGATGCAACAGATTATTCTGCTTTATTACCTAGTGAATACCCAGGAGGGCAATACAGGTGCATGTGGAAGCCAGAGTTTAACAAGTCCTGGATAGTAGTGTATATTGACCCCCATATACCTCTAATCTTGGTTTGCATGGTCGGCTGTGGGAATAGGGGCGTTGGAGGGTGGTAAGCCTTCCAACCTTTGCTGTGGCTGGAAGCACCTTTTGGCAGAAAAGTAACTGAGACCATAAGTGTTTGTTGTGGTAACTCAATtcatttaaaatatttttttaaatattgaaGTGCTTCAAATGGAAGTGCTTCAAATGGCGTTTATTGGGTCTATGAGTATGTGTTCACTGAAATGTATTCTAAAATAACTTTGGCTTTTATAAGAAAAGCACATAATGTTGTTCATGGGTTGTGGACTACAAAGCCCAGAATGGGCTTGGGTGAGTATGAGGAGAGAGTTGAAAGTTGGGTGATATTGGAAGAGTGTTTTGATTTTaagtttgtttaaaaaaaatttgtatttggAACAGCATTTGGGATGGGGACTGGGGTGCTTTTGATGGAGAAAAGTGCACGAAGAAGTGCCCCAACAGCTCTTGTAGCGGGAGATATGAACAAACGAAAATGGTGCTAGTCTTTTATCTAATAGCACTTTGCATTCACTAAGTAGAATATATTTTGCTAGTTAGTCAGATAAAGGTACTGAAGAGGttttttatgggtttgaaaTCGTTCCAAATTAAATCAATTCTTTTTGTGAAATTATGCGGGTATTGATGTTTCTTTCGATTACTCTAGTTGTTATCCATTTGTCTCAGTGATATAAGCAAGTTGCTTCATGCTTATTTTGTATCCTATCAGCAACTTTTAATCTCAAATGCAGTTGGACAATGACATACAGCAAAAGCAACTAGAACTTCTACTGTAATATCTTGAAAGgaaactagccttcaagtaaatcTTAGGATTGTCCTTAATCAGCTTTTGCCTGTTGAAATGGAGCAAAAccgtttttgtttatttttattttttcttttttcctctcagtAAGGTTTGTGCACAAACACAGATGCAAATAAAGTCTATATGTTATTTGCTTGTAATTTATTCTGCTCCCTTTATCAAGTACAACAAAATCTTTAATTCTTCCATTTGGCTGGCCACTCTAGTCTGTATTCTGTTGCTGGGTTGTTTCTTTGGGTTTAGCCATGTTAAATCTCTTGGTCTCCAAATCTTGGATTTTGATCCTTGTGGTTTGCTGTCAAATCTTGAAAGTTGAGTGAGTTACGTTTCATTGATGCTTCAGTATTTCCTTCATTCCATCAACCTCTTGTTAATCCTTAGTCTTCTCTTTTATCATTTCTTACTTTCCACATACAGTGCTAGTTCTATGTACACAAACCTCACCACTACAATTTGTCCCAAGTATTGGATGTCTGTTTTCTGAGTTGTAAAATATAGAAGAGAAACAGACCTGACATGATGACACCTATTACTCTCAAAAGCATACCCATGTCCAAGATGAGGACTTTCAGACAATGTGAGTACTATAATCATTGATTTTCTCGTTGCGCAACCCCCCCAAAAATATTGTGTCTCACTTTCCCTGATTATACTCTTTTGGTGATTAtgatatttgatcaatttatgtCATTGACTCTCCAACTTTCTAATGTTCAGGTTGTATAGTTTTCTAAGACAGCAATCAATTCATTTCTACTCATCTTcatttaatttagtttttctcTGTTTTGGTTAATTTAAGGAAATTCTGGAGGGGGTAACCGATATTGACTTGGTGATTAATCTGAAGCTACGGGAAGAAGCATTACTTGCCAAATGCCTTGGAAGAAGGATTTGTAGCGAGTGTGGAGGGAACTATAATGTTGCCTGCATTGACATCAAGGGTGAAGATGGAAGCCCTCAAATGCAGATGCCTCCCCTTCTTCCTCCGCCAAATTGTGAATCAAAACTAATCACAAGGTCTGATGACACTGAAGAAGTTGTGAAGGAGCGCCTCCGAGTCTACAATGAAATGGTACGGCTTGATCTCCTATTGCCCTCTCTTATTCTGTTTGTTCTCATTTTGTATGGGGGTATGAAATGGTTCAGTCATTGTTTGGGCTGGTGTTTGGAACAGCGGAAGCTTGTGAGAGCAGTTTGTAAGATGAATGGAGCTCTGAGAGACTCCAAGGCCATATGTTTTATGAACTGTTTAATTTCACATAAAGCTGCTTGAGGTGTAATTCTCTAGATTGGATACTGAATGAGCAAGCCAATATTGTGCGAACTTTAAAAACTCCTTAACCTTGAGTAACTTTTACTTGGTTTGACTTATTTGCATGTTATCATTTTATGTTCTGGTACATGCATAACAAAAATAGAATTGCCACCTTGCAATTAGTGATGTTGGTTGAGGGACTTGGAACTTTTGGTACTGCATTTGGTATTTTTTGAGTACAGTTCTCAAGTACAAGCGACGAGAGTTTTCCAGGTAGTAAGAGGTATGGCCTATGATAGAATACTTCCAAAACTTGGGAGGATGTCCCTCGAGTTACTCATCTTTATATAGAAAACAACTTCTTTTACCTATGTCTACTGTTTATTTACAATTTAAGATTCTTTTTGGGTACTCCTTATAGAAATACATCTATGGTAGAGTTCTGGTTGTTTGTGGTAGCAAGTGAGGTAAATTAAATCTAGTTACTGATACGtctatagatatatatatatatattttttgaattacAGATTTAGCCTTTTCACTTTGGGAACGCCATTGCACACagataatatgtatatttgtttGATGCTGATAATATTGCTAGTTTTACACAAGCTGTGTTCTACTGGAGATCGAGATGAATATCTTATCAGAGTTTTTAGAGTCTGTCGAAAAGAGTACTTGGCACTTTTACTGGTGCAGTCCGACTAATGCTCTGCGCGTTTCATGCAGAGCCGACCTGTGGAGGAATTCTATCGAAGGCGTGGGAAATTGCTGGAGTTTGATCTTCCTGGAGGGATTCCTGAATCCTGGCCTAGGTTGCTTCAAGCCTTGAATCTTGATGACAATGACAACAAAGAGTCATTAGCTGCTTGAACATTCACAGCTGCGGGTAGTTGTCGTAGTTGCATAAATGGCAGCTTTTTCCTGGTTAAGTAGTTAAATCATTCTTTGCATGTGTGATGTACATGCCCACCTCAATGAAATTGAAGTTATATTTGCGTACATGATTCCATACAACAAAGACCTCCTTCCACTTCCATTAGTCAATTAAACATTAAGTTCCCTGGAGGGGTTTCCTGGACTCGTGGAGAGCACTGGGATTTCAGCTGATGCAGGATGTGATTACTTGTACTGTTGTAAGATATATGATGCGGATGGTGGTCGATTAatgcttctttttttctttttttttttttcaaataagtaTCCAAACACTGCATTGTTATTTTGTTAGTAAATAAAATTCTTGTCTAAATTCTAAGTCTTCATTTTAGTATTGGGAAAACTGCACAAATCGTTGCCCATAtttgattttataattttttcagTCTCTTACTTTGAAAATGATGCATTTTGGTCCTTTACACATCAAGTTTTATACTTTTTTAGTCCCTCGCTTTTACAATGATATTTTCTAGtcatttatatatttaaagtGCACCATTTGCATCCATATTCTCATTTCCATTGTAAAAGTGAAAATGTTGCTAGAGATGAGAGTTAGGATGAAATGATGCACTTAAAATGACACTTAAAAACTATAAAAAGGTTCAACTGTTAAGGGACCATTTgtagaatttttccttttagtaTCCCCCTACATTTCAACTCCAATTGGGCTTATTGTGATATCACATCACATGCTATGATTTTCCAAGTTACAAACATTTCAGGATGTTGAATTTTTGATGAGCAGCCTAAACATCCTTAAATTTAAGAGGGTGACCAGATGATTTAGTCCTACTGTaaaatttactttattttatgaTCAATATTTAAAGGATGCATCCAAAATATCATTATTGTTATACAGATCTGTCTGATTCCATGCCTGTAAGGTATAATCCATGGCTAGCTGTACTTGTGCTTCCCAGCATGAAAGGCACTACACAATTATGCCTTTTACTTACTTTGAAAGTTGAAGCCCATCACAGATCAGTTTCgaagttggtttttttttttttctttctgacAAAATGACGTGCGTTCAAATCTCGTTGTCGATGTAAGAACTGCGTGCGTCAGGGAGTTCATGCATGAATGCAAATATGCAAGCAAGTTGAAGAGTAGCTCCATACATGATCCTCTGGCTGCAGTTTTGAAACTTTGAACTGTCAACATGTCATTCCCACTCGCCATTAAATCTTTcaattcttgatttttgtcGATTGGGATATTCTGTCCGTAATGCATGGTCTGGTCCCGTCGGAGCATGGCCGCGTGCACGAAAGAGAGAATGCAAAACTAGCATCGGGCACACACACCGGCCTTGGTGCGCTAGTCGGCGAGGGTCCTACTAAAGTATCAAAGCCGACTAAGCTCCAGCGATTCACTCTGGTTGCCACAGGGCCGCGTTTTCTTCGACCTTACTTTGGTTGAAAATATTTGGATTATGAATacatttttaattaatttttttaactcaCGTACGTCAAATTGTCacagtatatttttctataagAACTCCTAAAAATCACTACAATacaatttctcaaatttctgaCACTTTGGTTTCGTTTCAGAATTTGGCTCGGTAGAAAATTAATTGAAACTTGCCATTGTAAAGTGAATACcggttttgttttttgtttttttactgAAGCTGGAGTAATGTCTAATGTGGAAAAGTGAATCTTCCATAATAGTGTTTGAATAGattattatttgaaatagtTATTATAACAgattttgtgatgtgatgtatgtaaaataattaatatatatatatataatgaaaaacaaaaaacaaaaatatttttttcaaaaaatagagTGTATTGTTTCACAAAGGGCAGGCAGACGTGGGAGCAAGGACCCTTTAGCTTAGACAGCCCTCCCTCTCTCAAATCACGGTCGAAATTGAGACTCACATTTATTAGCCTCgacaaattataatatataatcaCTATTTGTTACTCCTAATCAATTTGCTTGGGGACTTAGATTAGTATTTTCATCACTAAATAATTTGGtatcactatatatatatatatatatataatttatatactGCACTGAAGAGTCCTTCCGAAGATTAATAAGGAAGAGTACAGTGGAGTAAAAGGTCCTACACTATAGATAACAAAAGGGTTTGGCGTGAATAGGGCAATATGGAAGAGGAAAGAACACGGtttaattttcaataattaGTGAAAATGATAAGTTTACCTTTTCTAGATGATTAGTGTGAAAAGTACATGTTAATTTGTTTTGGACTACAAAATCTGCTTCCTTTGCAAATACAATAACTACTACAGTATATTTTACAACTGCGACGTACGTACGTATCCTTTTAGTAACTTAATTATTACACAATTCTGAGTGCTTGTTTTCGATTGATTATTTTAACTGATTATAAATTATGATTTTaaataatcattttttatgatgttttcgattgcttttatattttgattatagattttttttaatgacaaaaaaaaaagataatcaCCCGAAAAGTTGCTTTCGCTAATTCTGATCTAtaatcagattttgtaaaatctaAAACAATCTAGAACAAAGCCTTAGGTGTTGAGCAAACTAACACCTAAAGCACTTAAAAGTTTTGCCATGTTTGATTTAAGGTCGAGATTATGATATTTAGTAACTAAACTCCTTCATTTAATTTGTCTCAATTTAGCCCTTTTCTATATTTGAAGTAGATTAATGAACCTATCTAAAATATAAAAGGCCTTCCATATTAACTTTACCCTCACTACTAGCTAGGTTACACAAGTACTTCCTACAATGTGACATATATTTTGATGAACTTTCCTTAGTCTTGACATAACCAAACATTCATCTCGAACAACATAGATAACAAACATTCTCTCAGTACAATTAAAAGTCTTGGTCATTCTGCAACCAAAATTCAATAAAAGAGAAcctttgttcttctttttctgtAAGGATTTGCTCATTCATTGGCTAAGGACACACTGGTTTCCATTTTTTCGCATGCATTAGGCACAAATCAAAGAATATCCCAATGTTCTAGAAGAAACCAGCACACCGTGGTTCTTACCTAATTGGAGAGAATGTTGTGTACACAATCAGCCTCAAAAGTTTGGAATAATAGGAATCCACTTAAAAATCAGcccattttcaattttcttaaagataaaaaaaaaattaatcatctCTTGAGTTGATGTaatcaaatataaaatagaGTTCAGTTCAttcttttaatatttaaaatgaAAACTTTTTGGGTTACTGAATTCTCCTAAAAATCATAATACTTGCTTTATAAGTAAGAgtttttgaattcaaaacttTTCACTCATGACTTATTTCCGATGGAGCAATTTGTACCTCGTAAAGATGTGAAGTTTGAAAAGATTTGCTATTACTCATCATATTCAAAACTTTGTTAAATTCCTTTCCAAGAgcttaaaactaaaaaaatcatTGTGTCTAAGACTtcattttgcaaataatttgaCCACTTTGTCTGGTGTTTTGTTGTTTGCTTGTTGAATCTTTTGATAGTAACAGTAGAAGACCTGAACAGAAGTTGGCTTAACCAATTCCTGTAAGAACTATTGTTCATCAGTAATTCGGGTAACTAAAGAAATAGCAATTGCTTTCTCCTTCTTCATTCCCAGAAACCATGCATATATGTATATGACTTCTAAAAAAATAAGAACAGTGAGGAGGGAGAGAAAATTGGCCGTGGCTTCACCCAAGACTCATGGGATATATaccgaaaatgcaaaaataaaaaaactagtAGCTATAGTGGTTTGATCAAAAACCAGGGGACCGACAGAAGAACAAAGAAAAGCAATTGAAGAAAAAGATGCCAAAGTGAGGATTTCAAAAGAAGAATCTGGCACTTTTTGCTTTTGTATAAACTGAGGTTCAGAGATCGGAAGTGAAAaggatctgaaacctaagccaTAAAACATGCCTAGATGCAAAGCTACATGGGAATAATATTTTCCAAAGGGATAAGATGCCAACATGGTTAACAAGAAGcagaaaatgtgaaaatccCAAAAAGATACAGGCCATCGGGTCATCTGTTCTCATGCCGTGCTTCAACTTTTGATCAATTTGGACTTTGATGGAATAGAAACGTAGCACAAGATCACCACAGAACAAGGAGATGCTAAAGATGAATTGGGGAATCCCAAGTCGTACGTCTAGAGATAAGGAGCTGCTGTTTCATTCTATTCTCATGTTGAAAACAAAGggacaaaaaacaaaagttaaTTTTGTATTTAGAGATTTTTCTCTAACCATATCACGCATGCATCccttttggattgttattttctcTAACCACCACCGACTCATACGAGTGCAATATAAAGTGACAGGCCACATATAATAGCAGATGGTGGGCGATAAAATTTGAATCCTTGACCTTCCTATCCCATCAAGCCTTACCGGCTTTGGTGGTGGCCGCTGAGCCAAGGATTACAAGCTCAGAGGGAATTGTTAGTCAAGGATTCCAAACTCTCAATGGAGAGAAGCTATAGAATGAAAAGGACCTGAGAGATTGGCAGCTGCTCAATAGAATAAGAGAATTCATGTAATTGCAACTCAAAGCTCTTTTGGCCgtttctttttttgggtaataatttcttttgttttatccTTGTTTAGTATACAATGGTCGAGCATTGATGGGATGCTCCTGTGCATGACAAAAATAATAACATTTTATTATTGCAATAAGTGAAGTTTAATAATTTTCGTACATGGACGattattggtttttttttctttaaaaagaaaaaaaaaattcaatgctGAGTAAATCCATTTTCAAGATGTGAGAGTTTGACAAGCTATGCATTTGAGAAAATGTCACTCTAAATGCTTGCAAGCAAACACAAGAGACTAGAACCTAACTGGATAACTGGCATTCCTATATATTGCCTGCTGCTATTTTATGTACATTAAATCTCTATGTAATTGTTCTAGCACTAAACCAACCACCGACGTGAATAATTACCTAATTAGTTTATGGAAACGTAACCGGTAGAATTAGAAGAAAAACTAAGCAACCCTAGTAACTCAAGGACAAACGATCATgacagaaaggaaaaggaagaacagCTCGAAAAGCTAGTTTTCTTTCAAGCATAAAAGTGCGCCTACTTTCATGTTGAACCATGTGGCATTCTTAGGCATGCCAAATTGTCATCAGTTTTTAAGTGTTGCAATTGGTAATTTGTGATATCACATTGAACTAACTTCAAAATGCCGATCCTAGTTATTCTGATTTGCTAATTAGAGATGGAGAATTAAAAGTTTGTGGAACGAAGAAGTGAAATTAGAAACTACTACAAAATTCAAGTCAATCTAGATTGCGGGGGAAAAGGTAAATGATGAAAACTATTCCTAACCAAAACATGTCTGCGTGCAAATTCGAGGCCTCGTAAATCCAGTTCGAAGCACCTCGTGTAATTTTTACTGTGATTGATGTGAATTCGTACAGTTACGATGTAATCGTGAATTGTACATTAACTTGGTTATATGAGTTACAAATTCAAATCTACACCCAAATTGCACTAATTTACACGAAAAATGGTAAAAATTATATCAAAGAGTTTAAATTGGACAAAACTCGATTTATGAGGGCCAAATCCCTCCATGCATATGTACTGCACGTCGTCTTTCTGTGTATAAAAGAACCACATACTCTCTACTAGATACATATCCAAAAGAACAtgaaatcaaaaagaaaaagagcataatcgaaaaaaaagaaatcctggTTTCCTGGAAAGTTGCTGGTGATGAAACCTTCAAATGGAACGAGTCTCataatttgaaataaattatagtAATTTGAATGGtttatcaaaagaataaaaaccTATGTTCAGAGTTTCCTAGCTAGATTATCATTCATCTCTTTGCTTCTCTCCTTTAACAATACAAGGgtctagtttttcttttctttaatcttATTTTCTGATGTCGatttttaatttatgttaattcCACAGTTCAATATTTTCTTGACACCTTATTTTTTGCATTCTtgttccttctttttttcttcttcccatCTTACGTACTCACCAATCTTTATGCATGCATTAGAACCCACAAAAAGTATTTTTCATCTACCAAATGGCCACCACCTAGCTTAGTGCCACGTAACCCTTGCCTCCCATTAAAATGTCACATTTAAGtagtttgtttcaaaaaaattcaggCGGGTGTGTTGTGCACCCGTTTGATCCGGCGGTGGTTCAGTTCCCTCCGAGTTATCCCTGGATCTTTTTAAATTTGCCCCCTCTCCTTTAGTATAgcatagattaggttatacaaCTGTTATGgtctccgaaaaaaaaaaaaaatctaccaaAAGGCGAGCAAGGTCAATCTTTCCTGAACTGCCGTATAATTGTGTGTTCATGCTGCCTAGGTGCTGCAAGAAAGCAGGTGTTTTTTCACCCTTGTTGCCCTCAGATTGTAGTTTTGCCATAAAGGAATGGGTAACAAATTGCAGCTAATTGTTTTCCTATATATGGTTTATCAATCTGCTAATCTCAATGCAAGCTTCCCCACCGCAGATTAATGTCATTCACACAAGCGCATTGACATAGACGTGCAGATTCATGGTTCATTTATGCCTTTTGAATGAATGACATACAAAGCAACTAGATGAAACGATGCATGGAAAAACAAAAGCGAGTCGTGTATTGGCTAGTTAATGAAGGCAAACAGTTGTAGATGGCAAAACGTGATTGGTTCTAATAGTTTGAAGCCCACAAAGAAAGAGTTGTTCTTATCTCCATTCAGGGCCACAATTTTGTTAATAAATTGCAATTAATAACATATGAGTAGAAGATAGTAGTACATTATGCTCGCGACGTTGAAGTCTAGGCCGTCAAATTCGATGTAAAAAACATCGACGGAGTttgtttggatgatttatttgatataattactgtagcaatttttatgatgtgatgtatgtgagataaaaaggtgattgagaaagataaaaaggtaattgagatttgagaaacaaattattttttttttaattatctcaatccaaacacacacaCGGACTGTGAATATATCACT carries:
- the LOC140014321 gene encoding probable adenylate kinase 6, chloroplastic, translated to MAVLNRLISRSRGCSAIILSSYPYSHSIRSFCFKSCESSGINLPPVVPSPSSTSTPASPGPSVIPTAREGRNVQWVFLGCPGVGKGTYAARLSTLLGVPHISTGDLVRHELSSQGPLSSQLAEIVNQGKLLSDEIIINLLSKRLEAGEANGETGFILDGFPRTIRQAEILEGVTDIDLVINLKLREEALLAKCLGRRICSECGGNYNVACIDIKGEDGSPQMQMPPLLPPPNCESKLITRSDDTEEVVKERLRVYNEMSRPVEEFYRRRGKLLEFDLPGGIPESWPRLLQALNLDDNDNKESLAA